CCTAACTGTTCCGCGGGAGGCGAAGATCACGCTGGCAACCAGGGATGAGGAAGTCACGTTAACCGTCCCCGAGGAGGTCACTCAGCAGATAGTAGAGCTAGGCGTGAGAAAGGGTGATGTTATTTGGATAGATGCTCAAACAGGAAGGGTTCACAGGGAGGGGAGGGTTAGAGAGTTCCAGGACGTTAAAACCTATGATGTTGAAACAAGGAGGATTGTTGAAACCCCTTCGGGCCCTGTGAAGAAGGAGAAGGAAATAGTGAATGTTCTCACGCTACACGATTTAGACATGTATGTTGCAGCTCAGAGGTCGCTTGTTTCTATTTTCGGCTTCACACTGGAGAGGGAAATCCCCTCAGAGGCTAGGAAACAGGTTGATGAAACCGTGAGAAAATGGATTGAGGACAAGAAAGCCGCGATAGTTCCCGGTGTACTATTCATTGATGATGCTCACATGTTGGATATAGAGGCTTTCAGTTTCCTAACGAGGGCGATGGAGAGCGAGTTTGCACCGATCCTTATACTGGCTACCAATAGGGGTGTTGCAAGAATAAGGGGCACAGACATGGAATCTCCTCACGGCATGCCTCTAGACCTGCTTGATAGATTGCTGATTATTCCCACGAGGCCATATAATGCGGACGAGATAAGGGAGATCATTAAGATAAGGGCGCAGGAGGAAGAGGTTGAGCTAGATTCCAAGGCCCTTGAGAAACTGGTGGAAATAGGCTCGAAATACAGTTTAAGATACGCTGTTCAGTTAATGGAGCCTGCTAGAATACTTGCCGAACAGAGAGGGGAATCAAAAATCCATGTGGAAGACGTTGAGGAGGCCCGCAAGCTTTTCATCGACATATCCACAAGTGTTGAGTATCTAAGAGAGTATGAAAAGTTGTTTTTAAAATAACCTTTTGAGGGGTTCTATTGGAGAGTTTAGATGAAATCATTTCCAGGTTGAAGGAATGGTACTCGCGCACACCTAAGCATTTTGAAGGAACAATCCTCGGCTCCATGACCACGTGGCCCCATCCTATAGGAGTTTATGCATACCAGTTGTTTATCCATATTAACGGTAATGATCCAGTGTTGTTTCCAATAGTTCAAGAGCTTGAGAAAGAATTGCTCGCAATGATTGGATCCCTGTATGGTTCACGATATGGGTTGTTTACTAGTGGGGGGACAGAATCTAATATCCTAGCATTATTCGTGGCGCGCAGGGTTTCCAGAGGTAAGAATAACGTAGTGGTAGCTCCCTCAACTGTTCATGCCTCTATTGACAAGGCCTGCCAATTGATGGGTACAAGGTTGGTTAAAATACCCGTGAATCCGTTGAGTCCTGTTGATCCCGATATCCTTGAAAAATATGTTAGAGAATATAATCCTTTTGCGGTTGTCGTGACCGCTGGAACAACGGAGACGGGAGTTGTCGACAGGGTGAAGGATGTATCGGAGATAGCGTTGAAACACGATGTCTACCTACATGTTGACGCAGCCTTTGGTGGATTGTTAATCCCCTTTCTCCATAAACACGGGGTTATAGATACTGATTTAACGTTTTATCCGGGTGTTTCCAGCATCTCGGTCGACCTGCATAAGAACGGCAGAGCTCCTATTCCATCCAGCTTATTGTTTTTCAGAAGCGAAACCTATGTCGATAAAGCCTGTTTTGAAATGAATTATTTACCCTCCGGCGTTAACTGTGGATTGCTGGGGACAAGACCCGGGGCATCCCTAGTTGCCTCCTGGGCTGTGGTTAAAGCGATTGGTTTAGAAGGGTATGAAAAGCAGGCGCTTGCGCAACAGGATACTGCTCTCTATCTTTTCAAGGAGCTTGATAATAGAGAATTCATAGAGGTTTTTAAACCAGTGCTACCAATCGTGGCCTGGAGGTCTAAGCTCTACGACTATGAGGTAATGATTAAGAAGCTTTTTAACGAAGGAATATTCCTCTATAAATCTCCATCTCTAAAAGCAGCTAGAGTAGTGGTAATGCCTCATGTAACAAGAGAAAACATTGATGCATTACTAAAAGCCTTAGACAAAATCCACTCCGGGAGTGGTTATGATTGAACATTGGGTTAGTCTATAAAAGCTTGACGGAGAAAGATTTTACTGTTTTAAGAGCTATTGAGGAATATTCTTCAAAATATGAGTATGTTCCGCTAGAATTAATTGAGAAAAGGACCAGGATTATTGAGGAGCATTTGACGCTAATCCTTAATAAGCTGAACAAGCTGAAGTTGGTGAAAAGAGAGACTATTGCAGGGTACAAGAGTTACAGGCTAACCTACCTAGGTTACGATATGCTGGCTCTTAACAGCTTGGTAAGGAAGAATGTTTTAGAAGCTTTGGGAGATAAGATAGGTGTTGGGAAAGAAAGCGAAATATATGTTGGCTTAGCTCCTGGGGGAGTAAGGGTTGCGGTTAAATTCCTCAGGATAGGGCGTACAAGTTTTCGTAGGACTAAAATACTTAGAACATGGGTTCAGGAGCCACATACATCGTGGTACAGGCAGGCGAGAATAGCGGCTGAGAGGGAGTTTAAAGCGCTGAAAGAGCTTTCCTTGCTGAAAGCGCTTGTCCCAGCCCCCTTCGGTTATGACAGGCACGTGGTCGTTACTGAATACGTGGAGGGCGTGGAGCTTTACAGGAGACCTTCGCTTGAGAATCCTGAGGAGGTTTTTTGGAAGACGGTTGATACGTTGAGATTAGCGTACCAGGAAGTGGGAATAGTTCACAGCGATTTAAGCGAGTACAACATATTGGTGAGAATAGATGATCAGACTCCTTTCATAATAGATTGGCCCCAGTACGTTTACAAGGATCATCCGTCTTCAATAGAGTTGTTGAGGAGGGATGTGGAGTACCTAGTCAAATTCTTCAATAAAGTCTACCGGGTTAACGTACAAATTGACGATGCGTTGAAGAAAATATTAGGGAGCTAAAAATCATAAATAACCCGAGTCCACAACCACCGTGATGGTGGATCAGGATTACCACAGTAATGGGAATAGATATTCAAGCCGGTAGCTCGCCTCTCAGCTCTAAAGAGCCCAAGTATTCAGTAGTGATTCTTAAAGACGGTGAATTAGTAGACTCATACGAGGATCTACCATTGTACAAGCTTTTACGCTTGGTTATTGAATACCATGTTGACGTAATAGCGGTTGACAATGTTTTCGAGCTTGCAAGCAGTATTGATAAACTCGAAAAACTAATGGAGTTAATACCGCATACGTGTAAAATCGTTCAGGTAACTAAGACAGGTGCAGAATTCATAAGCACAAGGGAATTGTCCAAGGAACTATTTGGGAGCGGAACTGACTTAACACCGTTGAAAACAGCTTACCTTAACGCTCTCGCAGCCTTGAAGGGTTATGGCTCAGAAGTCCAGGTTTTCAGCAATAAAACCAAAATCGTCATCACTAGAGGTAGAAATGTTTCGCAGGGAGGGATGAGCCAGGAAAGGTTTAAGCGCAGTATAAAGGCCGGGATTCTCCAAGCAACCAGGGAGATTAAGAAAATACTGGATGAAAATAATCTCGAATACGACATGATGGTTAAGAAAAGCCGTGGTGGGCTTGAAAAGAGCGTTTTCATAGTATACGCGCCAAGGGAAAGCCTTTATGGCTTGATAAAACCGGTGAGTTGTAAGAATGTGAAAATAGTGATAAAGCCGTTTAAATCCTCCCCAGTAGTGGCAAACACGGGGTCTCACAAACCCTTGATAATGGGAATCGACCCAGGGATGACCGTCGGAGTAGCTCTTATTGATTTGGAGGGCCGCCCCGTGTTCACGAAAAGTTGGAGAACCATAGATAGGTATGAAATCATTTCTGCAATCTCAAGCTATGGGAAAGTCGTTGTTATAGCAACCGATGTTTCAAACCCACCGGAGCTAGTTAAGAAGATAGGTTCGCTTTTAGGCGCGATAGTCTACGCTCCTGAACGTGACATAACGGTTGATGAGAAGAATAAAATCATTAGCGAGCTAAGAGAAACGTATGATTTCACCATCGAGGATTCCCACGTTAGGGATGCGTTAGTAGCTGCGTTAAAAGCCTACAGGCACTATCTAAACACAATTCTTGAAGTAAAATCTAAGTTAAGGAATATCGAAGGTGTAGATACTTATTCAGTAATCTCGGAAGTTATTAAAGGGAGATCTCTATCCGAAGTTATCGAGCAAATATATAGAAGCAGGGTTCAAGAGCGTCCCAAGCCTATTGAAGTCAAACATGAACCACCAGTTCAGTTAGAAAGGATTAGCAACACCAGCTTGAAAGAGAGGGTTAAGAGCTTAGAAGCAATGATTCTCAAGCTTTCCAACGATCTGAAAGAGAAGGAGATGATGATAAAAGATCTTGAAACCGAAGTCCGCCTTCTTAAGTCAAGGAGGAACTATAATGAAGACTATGAGAGAAAAATCTCAACCCTAGAAGTGAACGTGGCAAATCTTGCTAGGAGATTGGAGGAGGCACGGGCCGTTATTGAAGCCTTGGAAAAAGAGCGTATGTGGCTAAGAGATTTAGTAGTGAAAGTTTCAGAGGGAAGTTACATTCTACTACCCAAGGCTATTGATTTAAACAAAGTCGTCGAGGATAATTCGCTAAAGGAAAAGGTCAGCAAGCACAGAGGGGTTTTCACGTCAGAACTAGGAATTGTCGAGTCGAAAACAGTTGAGTTTTTAAAATCCATAAAGGGGTATGTCGTGACCTCAAAGAATCAGGCTGTCGACTCCAGGGTTTTAAGAATCCCTGTTATAAAAGCTGAGGTAGTAGGTGAATTAGAGGATTATGTGGTGTTAAAAAGGGATGTTGAAAAAATAGCTGGCGAGATTTGGCAGGAATTAGAATATATCGAGGCACTCGAGGCCAGGGAAAGAATAAGGAAGCTTATAGAAGAGTATCAAAAATCCAGGGGTATTAAAAAGTAGCAATTCTACTAATACAGTGATACCTTATCATTCAACACAAGCTCAGTTACTTTAACAATATTCTCAAGCTCCTCGTCAGCTATTCTACGAATTTCGTTAAGAACGTGAGACGGGGGTTCAGCCATGTTTATGTCAAGTGGAATCAGCTTTATACTTGCAACTAAAGGCTTATCTATTGGCTTCCCGATTTGGCTGAGGATTTCAACATAGACATCGCTGAAGACATAGTTAAATTGGTCATAAACCCTTTCAGCTATCCGCCTGGCCACTACATTGTATATCTTCCCCACATGGTTAACCGGGTTTTTCCCAGCCGTAGCTTCCAGGCTTATTGGGCGCATAGGGGGTATTAACCCGTTTGCCCTGTTTCCTCGCCCTGTTGCGCCGTCGTCACCGTGTTCTGCCGAGGTTCCAGTCACTGTTAAATAGACGCTTCCCTTGTCGGGAAGATCTGCAGTGTTCACGAAAACTTTTGTATCGTAATCGGGCGCAATCTTGGAGGCCAGGTCTAAAACCGCCTCCTTCACATGGTCTTTAGTGTTGATGTATTCTCCCATATCCCTTACTTGGGAGTCTATTATTGCGGCAGCAATCGTTAATGCTATGGTCTTTCCTCTCCTCAATCCCATAACTTTAATGTCTTCGCCTACGGCTGGGTACTTATTTTTAAACTGTTGTGAATTCAGCAATCTTTCGGTTTCGTATACTAGTTTTTCAAGGGTTGTTAAAGGCGCGTAGCCTACTCCAATACTCGTGTCGTTGGCCAGAGGTATGAATTTTTTACCCGCTTCGAAAACCGTGACTAAGTCAGTGCTCCCCTTCCTAACCATGTAGTCTACTATGACGTGTCTTTCCGGATCCAGGAACCTGAAATTGTTTCTGATCCAATCCTTCACGGCTTCAACAATTATTTTGCCAAATGGAATTTTTTCAACGCCGTCATCAGTTTTAACCTCGGTGGTCGCCCTACCAGCTACAATGATGTAGATAGGTTCTAGCAGTTCCCCGCCTCCAAATTTAGGCGACGATTGCCCTCCAACTAGGAGTGTTTTATCTAGATTGTGATGCAGAATTGTTCCAAAGTGTTTCAAGTAGTATCTCGACAGGGCTCTTGAGGCTACTTCGCTCGCGGAGTCAGCGATATAGTCCGGGTGGCCCAGCCCCTTTCTCTCGACTAATTCAACCTTCATCGCTTTGACGCTCTGCATTTTCAATAACTCCACTTCTATGTTTCTCTCCATACCGTGTCACCTAGCCTGATGCTATTTAAAATCAATAATAAGGTTATAGCATGGCAAATTTTAAATTATTCTTTGCATTCAACCCGTTTATCTCCTCTTCGAATGACCCTGATAACGGATTTTCCTGGTAAAAAACCAGTTATCTCTGCAGGTGATATGGAAACGGAAAACCCGTGCAGGTCTTCAAGTGTTTTGGTGAAGTAACTGGCTATTTCGCTCGCAACTTCTTGAACGGCCTCATCGCCTGGCTCAAGAATCGCGTATGCTATGGATTTATCCTTCACGATCTCTGGCGGCGATATAAAAATCCTGTAATAGGTTCCATAGATTTCATCGCAGACGACATCCAGCCCCAGACCAA
This is a stretch of genomic DNA from Thermosphaera aggregans DSM 11486. It encodes these proteins:
- a CDS encoding RuvB-like helicase; its protein translation is MSEIRVEPYRVRRIGAHSHIRGLGLDENGKAIMVADGLVGQAEARQAAGIVVKMIKEGRISGRGILLVGPPGTGKTALAVAIARELGEDTPFVIMSGSEIYSSEKRKTEILMEAVRKALGVRLTERRLVYEGVVKNIVIRRAKHPLVPYLTVPREAKITLATRDEEVTLTVPEEVTQQIVELGVRKGDVIWIDAQTGRVHREGRVREFQDVKTYDVETRRIVETPSGPVKKEKEIVNVLTLHDLDMYVAAQRSLVSIFGFTLEREIPSEARKQVDETVRKWIEDKKAAIVPGVLFIDDAHMLDIEAFSFLTRAMESEFAPILILATNRGVARIRGTDMESPHGMPLDLLDRLLIIPTRPYNADEIREIIKIRAQEEEVELDSKALEKLVEIGSKYSLRYAVQLMEPARILAEQRGESKIHVEDVEEARKLFIDISTSVEYLREYEKLFLK
- the mfnA gene encoding tyrosine decarboxylase MfnA; amino-acid sequence: MESLDEIISRLKEWYSRTPKHFEGTILGSMTTWPHPIGVYAYQLFIHINGNDPVLFPIVQELEKELLAMIGSLYGSRYGLFTSGGTESNILALFVARRVSRGKNNVVVAPSTVHASIDKACQLMGTRLVKIPVNPLSPVDPDILEKYVREYNPFAVVVTAGTTETGVVDRVKDVSEIALKHDVYLHVDAAFGGLLIPFLHKHGVIDTDLTFYPGVSSISVDLHKNGRAPIPSSLLFFRSETYVDKACFEMNYLPSGVNCGLLGTRPGASLVASWAVVKAIGLEGYEKQALAQQDTALYLFKELDNREFIEVFKPVLPIVAWRSKLYDYEVMIKKLFNEGIFLYKSPSLKAARVVVMPHVTRENIDALLKALDKIHSGSGYD
- a CDS encoding RIO1 family regulatory kinase/ATPase codes for the protein MNIGLVYKSLTEKDFTVLRAIEEYSSKYEYVPLELIEKRTRIIEEHLTLILNKLNKLKLVKRETIAGYKSYRLTYLGYDMLALNSLVRKNVLEALGDKIGVGKESEIYVGLAPGGVRVAVKFLRIGRTSFRRTKILRTWVQEPHTSWYRQARIAAEREFKALKELSLLKALVPAPFGYDRHVVVTEYVEGVELYRRPSLENPEEVFWKTVDTLRLAYQEVGIVHSDLSEYNILVRIDDQTPFIIDWPQYVYKDHPSSIELLRRDVEYLVKFFNKVYRVNVQIDDALKKILGS
- a CDS encoding DUF460 domain-containing protein, which codes for MGIDIQAGSSPLSSKEPKYSVVILKDGELVDSYEDLPLYKLLRLVIEYHVDVIAVDNVFELASSIDKLEKLMELIPHTCKIVQVTKTGAEFISTRELSKELFGSGTDLTPLKTAYLNALAALKGYGSEVQVFSNKTKIVITRGRNVSQGGMSQERFKRSIKAGILQATREIKKILDENNLEYDMMVKKSRGGLEKSVFIVYAPRESLYGLIKPVSCKNVKIVIKPFKSSPVVANTGSHKPLIMGIDPGMTVGVALIDLEGRPVFTKSWRTIDRYEIISAISSYGKVVVIATDVSNPPELVKKIGSLLGAIVYAPERDITVDEKNKIISELRETYDFTIEDSHVRDALVAALKAYRHYLNTILEVKSKLRNIEGVDTYSVISEVIKGRSLSEVIEQIYRSRVQERPKPIEVKHEPPVQLERISNTSLKERVKSLEAMILKLSNDLKEKEMMIKDLETEVRLLKSRRNYNEDYERKISTLEVNVANLARRLEEARAVIEALEKERMWLRDLVVKVSEGSYILLPKAIDLNKVVEDNSLKEKVSKHRGVFTSELGIVESKTVEFLKSIKGYVVTSKNQAVDSRVLRIPVIKAEVVGELEDYVVLKRDVEKIAGEIWQELEYIEALEARERIRKLIEEYQKSRGIKK
- a CDS encoding methionine adenosyltransferase, producing MERNIEVELLKMQSVKAMKVELVERKGLGHPDYIADSASEVASRALSRYYLKHFGTILHHNLDKTLLVGGQSSPKFGGGELLEPIYIIVAGRATTEVKTDDGVEKIPFGKIIVEAVKDWIRNNFRFLDPERHVIVDYMVRKGSTDLVTVFEAGKKFIPLANDTSIGVGYAPLTTLEKLVYETERLLNSQQFKNKYPAVGEDIKVMGLRRGKTIALTIAAAIIDSQVRDMGEYINTKDHVKEAVLDLASKIAPDYDTKVFVNTADLPDKGSVYLTVTGTSAEHGDDGATGRGNRANGLIPPMRPISLEATAGKNPVNHVGKIYNVVARRIAERVYDQFNYVFSDVYVEILSQIGKPIDKPLVASIKLIPLDINMAEPPSHVLNEIRRIADEELENIVKVTELVLNDKVSLY